The Meriones unguiculatus strain TT.TT164.6M chromosome 6, Bangor_MerUng_6.1, whole genome shotgun sequence genomic interval AATGAAGGCCAAGCTCTTTTAGAGAAACTCTGGGAAAGCAGAGCCTCGATGGTCCGAAAAAGGAATCAATTAATAGAAATGTATCGGGAGCTGATGACAatgtcccagcagccatatgtggTGCTGCTCCAGGTGAGCATGGAGGAGTGCATGAAGGGCTTTGTAATCTGAGGCCCACAGTGGGACTGTTACATCTAAGATAGCTGTCTACATTCCCTGCACTTATTGTCAGCGGATTTCCTTTTCACGGATAATCTGGAGACTCTAGTCTTTGCCATAACCTTAAAAGAACAAGCTTTTGACAGTGTGTCAGTAGATTCCCTATTAAATATCACAtcattattttttgcttttgtgctTGCTTCTCTGAAATCCGAAATACAGTTATTCCTGTTACCAAACATTCCAGTGAGCCTCTACTTGAATAGTTTGCCTCTACTTATACAcagtttacctaatttcttctttttataccTGTGTATTTGAGGGTACTTTGGTAAATAGTGATTTTGATATATGGTCTTCTTTTGTGGTGCATGCTGGCTTGCACCTCACAGTAATCATTAAGGCCTCAAAACTCTAAATTCTGGAATCATACCTATGAGGTACCAGTCAGGGGTGAAGTCACAGTTTTGAAGCATTCTTCATAAAAAATATTCCTATGCTTTGTAGACAGGCTCAAGGAAGTCCCCTTTGCAAAGCACAGTACAATCACTATGCACTTTCTTTATAAATGTTACTTTCACTGTGTAATTTCATTAAGATATCTCCTCTGCTAATCTTGGTTGGCATTATCCtgagacatgaaaataaatttgcaaGGTGGATCAGTTTGATGATGACTGACATGTATCTGAACTTTATAATCAAACATTGAATGCCATTTCTTCAGAAATCTTAACTATTCTTGTTGTCTTTGCAGGACATGGAAGACGTGTTCAGAAGGTGAGTACAGTCATCAGTGCAAGCCAGGATCCTTAAACTAGGCTACAAAACTGACCAAGCTGCCTTAGCAAACTAAAAACATACTTAGATAGGAATAATACTCAATTGCTTGTATATGATGTTTGAGATTGTTTTCATGTATATGACATCTGTTCTTTACCAGAAAGTGCCTTCAGTTACTACATCATAGTGAAGTAGTGTTTACAAGAGAGCTTGGTGATAAAAGATctacttttgaaatcataaaCCTTGAGGTCCATCATCTTTATTTTCTAGTAGTAGAAGAAGTGGCAGGATGCATGGAGAAACAAATGGGTAGCTAGAAGGGCTTCAAAAAGAGCATCTAGGAGGAAACAACCCTTTTTTCTGATCATGATGTCACTATGATATCAGAAAATGCTTGTGTGAAAGATGTTCAGACAAGTGTTTACTTGTACTAATTAGGTGTGTTTTCTGTATGTTTGTACTTGCATGCAAGTGTGCCATTGCACATGCATGGAGATCACAGGACGACTTTCACAagtcagtcctttccttccaccacaggttgctgggattgaactcaagttgtcaggcttgtgtgggAGGGTATTTAACTCCTGAGTCATTGTCTGAACTTGGAGTGAGGATTTCTCCTaatcactgtgatggtgtctttagcacCAGGCAGATCAGGTCTTCTTCTCTTGCAGGAGTGAGTCAGTGCAGCTGTTCATGCCCCAGGTGATGAAACCAGAGCTCAGTGCCCTGCCCATCATTGGACTGATTGAGAGGTGCAAGTTCTTCCAAGGTGAGTGTCAGCACTATGAGGAGAGGTGTCCTTCAACAATGAGATAAGCTTTGTACATATGAATTTGTACTTCCCCTGAAGGATATGTCATTGTAAGTCATGTTTCTAATATCGTTTATTCATGTGGTCATTTAACAAACAAGAAATATAAATGAACATGAATATAATGTGTATAACACTTGTTCCTTGATACATAAGAAATGATAATTAATTCAGGACAATCTAAATCATTCTAAGTGTTGGAGTTATTTGATTGTTTTCCCTTAATCATTTTAGcagttgaatttttttaaagtacgttacactttttagtttaaaaatatataaaatatagtggtgtacacttgtaatcccaacattaaAATGTGGAGCCATGAGGATTGCccatgagtctgaggctagcctgtttgaaatagggagttccaagccagtcaaaAATATATACCAAGGCTCTCTACCAAGAAAGatgtaaataaacataaaataactatatACACGAAGGCATATATCatgtgcaataaaaataaaacaaatagatagGTCAAGATGCAGCGTCTTTATTCCCCTGTTAGATCTAAATATGAATTgtaacttcatatggaaagagTATCAGAGGAGGCAGGGGTTAAAGCCAGAGAGTTACAACCAGGGAACCACTTCTAATGCACGTTTAGTCTTTACTTGAGTATAAACGTGAGTgcttacatgcaaataaaaataccatgaTCACTGCTTCTATTTTAGAAATAACTATTAATGGAAATGGGTAAGGACAGTCTTTGCTGCAGACATAGCTGCAATGCACATGTCTTCCATTTGCCAGGTGTAATGAAAAGCAACATCTACAGCATCAGCAAATTTTTCATCAGGATCCCATTCAGGTTCTTGTGGAATTTCTTGACTTTGAAGTATTTGTGCCACATTTAACCTGCTAGCCTTATCCTTCTCTTTTGTAATTCAGGCAATCTCCAGGTACCTCTCTCACCAAAGAAATGTAAACAGTCATTTCAACTAAATTGTTGCTTCTTGCCTCTTCCTACAGTGAACATATTCTTTGGAAATGCAATCTTACTCCATGACAAGATGAACCTATTTAGGTTCATGAGAAGATTCAGCTTTAGCCCTCACCATCAGGAGACATCTGTGGAATCAGCTGGACACTATTTTGCTTCCTGTGGATCACAGAGCTTCTTCTCTAGGAAATATTACTGGGAGATGGATTTAATGGACTCTCCGGAATGGGCTATAGGAGTCTGTGAGGATGTCTTTTTAACAAATAGAAGGCAGCAGACTGAACCTGAGGGTGTatttctccttgtgtgtgtgaagaagGGTAATCAGTACAGTCTCCTCACCATCTGTCCAGTAATTCATCACTATATAGAGAAGCCAGTGGGCCGGGTTGGTGTGTTCCTTGATTGTGAGGGTGGATATGTAAGTTTCCTGGATGTAGCCAAGAGTTCCCTCATATACAGTTTCCCTCCTGGCACTTTCAATTACCCTGTCagacctttcttctcttttggtgGCATTTTGATAGAAAGCATAATCTAGTATTTTAGTGCTTTTTAGGTATTTCCTAATATAATGTTACTTTTTTgccattaaacattaaaatactaTTAATCATGGTTaactatgttttattttctttgtgctccTCATAGTCTACCCAGAACACCTTTTTTAAGTAGGTTTCTCATatttcattgtttgtttattagttttTGCATGCATGTCAGGAGTATTAATTAGGAGTGAAGTTCAAGTTCAGAACTAAAGCCCTTTTAAAATATGCTCAGGACTGTCAGTTGGATTtagaatcataaaaatattatttagatgTAGGATTGTATCTTAATGGTTTCAAGCACTGATGTGTATTGTGCTggccaattttattttaaattgacaCAAGATAGAGTTTATGTGGGGGGAGGGATAGTTGGGTGTGGTTGtgttggtatgtgtgtatgtaggcttgCCTGCCagggaactagctctgtagaccagactgtcctcaaactcactgaaaTCTGACTACATATCTTCACTACTATTGACTCTGTAGAGTGACACTGGAGTTCAAGGTTTTCTAGCTCCCCGGCTGTCTTTAGTTCATGTTGACcagacagagaattctgtgttaatGCTGTAGATGTGCAATAGTTAAGAAACTTCTGCAttggaagagagactgcctctgacataatctgattggcctgctctttgatcacctccccctgagcgggtagcagcctaaccaggccacagtagaggacaatgtagtcacttttgatgtgaactgatagactaagatcagaaaggagaggagaacctcccctatcagtggacttggggagtggcatgcatgcagaaaggggaagaagggtgagatcgggaggggagaagggaggggcttatggggggatacaaaatgaataaagtgtaaagcgaaaaaaaaaaagaaacttctgcATCTCAATCAGGTACTTTTGCACATGCtaagtttgtatttttttgtgttcttagctGAAAACTTTCCCGTTCTCTTCTCTTCTTACAGATCCTTTTAATCATCAGCCACAGAAGCTTTGGCTATGGTCTTAGGTGGATCCTCACACCTGGAAAGATCTGGGTTTGGGTGGGGCTTTCTACTTTAAataattcaatcaagaaaaaaaccctcaaaagaaaaattccagcTGGGTGGGTGTGATGGTAAATGcttataattctagcactcagggaggcagaggcaggtggatctctgtgagttcatgccTAGCCTGATgtccaaagcaagtccaggacaaccaagattACATTGAAAAACCCtgtcaagaaaaggaaagaaaagaaagaaattaaggaagaaagaaagaaagaaggaaagagagagagagagagagagagagagagagagacagattccAGCCTCATGGGTTTTAGTTAACTACAGATGCAGTCAAGTTGATAAGCAAGAATAGCAGCACAAGAACTGACCACTTTGTACTAGATGATCAgttagggagctcatccctgaTAGAGGCTAattcttcatctaggggtgggaCTTTTTTCAAAATTTTCCACTACCACATCAATATGTCCattgttctggtcttgtttatgTAGGCATTTCTAGAAAAGGC includes:
- the LOC110540474 gene encoding tripartite motif-containing protein 43B-like, with product MESGISQAFQEELTCPICLGCLTDPITIACGHSFCRACLCLSWEDLQVPVHCPTCRHPSHQKDFRTNVVLKKLVLISRQDILIKYLNSEENKCVTHKEAKRIFCEENRVLLCQLCSDSQEHKGHRHCPTEAAAEGQMDYVSLQKEMIRMEYRKVHPILYEEEKKHIECMENEGQALLEKLWESRASMVRKRNQLIEMYRELMTMSQQPYVVLLQDMEDVFRRSESVQLFMPQVMKPELSALPIIGLIERCKFFQVNIFFGNAILLHDKMNLFRFMRRFSFSPHHQETSVESAGHYFASCGSQSFFSRKYYWEMDLMDSPEWAIGVCEDVFLTNRRQQTEPEGVFLLVCVKKGNQYSLLTICPVIHHYIEKPVGRVGVFLDCEGGYVSFLDVAKSSLIYSFPPGTFNYPVRPFFSFGGILIESII